One window of the Oncorhynchus clarkii lewisi isolate Uvic-CL-2024 chromosome 19, UVic_Ocla_1.0, whole genome shotgun sequence genome contains the following:
- the LOC139374451 gene encoding cysteine-rich, acidic integral membrane protein-like: MTQDMKYKANTGIVFEIPSECQESQESQESQECQESQECQESHESRECQECQEYQECQECQESQECQESQECQESHESRECQESQECPECQESQEYQESQECQECQECQESQESQECQESLRSIRSLRSVRSVRSLRSQECQESQESQECQESQECQESQECQESHESRECQESQECQECQECQESQECPESQECQESQECQECQESQESQECQESLQCQECQECQECQESQECQESQECPECQESQESHESRECQECQECQESQECQESLRSIRSLRSVRSVRSLRSQECQESQESQECQESQECQESQECQESHESRECQESQECQECQECQESQECPESQECQESQECQECQESQESQECQESLQCQECQECQECQESQECQESQECPECQECPESHESRECPECQEYQECQECQESQESQECQESQESQESQECKIKELIDRKQRAEHATIHIDGAVVEQVESFKFLGVHITEELTWPTHTYTVAKRARQHLFYLSWLKRSGMGPSDPQEVLQLHH, from the exons ATGACTCAGGACATGAAATACAAGGCCAACACAGGGATTGTGTTTGAGATACCCAGT GAGTGTCAGGAGTCTCAGGAGTCACAGGAGTCTCAGGAGTGTCAGGAGTCTCAGGAGTGTCAGGAGTCTCACGAGTCTCGGGAGTGTCAGGAGTGTCAGGAGTATCAGGAGTGTCAGGAGTGTCAGGAGTCTCAGGAGTGTCAGGAGTCTCAGGAGTGTCAGGAGTCTCATGAGTCTCGGGAGTGTCAGGAGTCTCAGGAGTGTCCGGAGTGTCAGGAGTCTCAGGAGTATCAGGAGTCTCAGGAGTGTCAGGAGTGTCAGGAGTGTCAGGAGTCTCAGGAGTCTCAGGAGTGTCAGGA GAGTCTCAGGAGTATCAGGAGTCTCAGGAGTGTCAGGAGTGTCAGGAGTCTCAGGAGTCAGGAGTGTCAGGAGTCACAGGAGTCTCAGGAGTGTCAGGAGTCTCAGGAGTGTCAGGAGTCTCAGGAGTGTCAGGAGTCTCACGAGTCTCGGGAGTGTCAGGAGTCTCAGGAGTGTCAGGAGTGTCAGGAGTGTCAGGAGTCTCAGGAGTGTCCGGAGTCTCAGGAGTGTCAGGAGTCTCAGGAGTGTCAGGAGTGTCAGGAGTCTCAGGAGTCTCAGGAGTGTCAGGAGTCTTTGCAGTGTCAGGAGTGTCAGGAGTGTCAGGAGTGTCAGGAGTCTCAGGAGTGTCAGGAGTCTCAGGAGTGTCCGGAGTGTCAGGAGTCTCAGGAGTCTCACGAGTCTCGGGAGTGTCAGGAGTGTCAGGAGTGTCAGGAGTCTCAGGAGTGTCAAGA GAGTCTCAGGAGTATCAGGAGTCTCAGGAGTGTCAGGAGTGTCAGGAGTCTCAGGAGTCAGGAGTGTCAGGAGTCACAGGAGTCTCAGGAGTGTCAGGAGTCTCAGGAGTGTCAGGAGTCTCAGGAGTGTCAGGAGTCTCACGAGTCTCGGGAGTGTCAGGAGTCTCAGGAGTGTCAGGAGTGTCAGGAGTGTCAGGAGTCTCAGGAGTGTCCGGAGTCTCAGGAGTGTCAGGAGTCTCAGGAGTGTCAGGAGTGTCAGGAGTCTCAGGAGTCTCAGGAGTGTCAGGAGTCTTTGCAGTGTCAGGAGTGTCAGGAGTGTCAGGAGTGTCAGGAGTCTCAGGAGTGTCAGGAGTCTCAGGAGTGTCCGGAGTGTCAGGAGTGTCCGGAGTCTCACGAGTCTCGGGAGTGTCCGGAGTGTCAGGAGTATCAGGAGTGTCAGGAGTGTCAAGAGTCTCAGGAGTCTCAGGAGTGTCAGGAGTCTCAGGAGTCTCAGGAGTCTCAGGAGTG CAAGATAAAGGAGCTGATcgacaggaaacagagggctgagcacgccaccatccacatcgatggggctgtagtggagcaggtcgagagcttcaagttcctcggtgtccacatcactgaggaATTAACGTGgcccacacacacctacacagttgcgaagagggcacgacaacacctcttctACCTCAGTTGGCTGAAAAGATCTGGCATGGGCCCATCAGATCCTcaagaagttctacagctgcaccattga